Proteins from one Terriglobus tenax genomic window:
- a CDS encoding ATP-dependent Clp protease proteolytic subunit, with protein sequence MYLDGAIDDEQLSKLTPQILRLLQEGRQPITIYILNSPGGRVATMEAILRLVNSPGQDFQTPCSLITVVTDHAASAAADLLASGDYAVAYPGSSILYHGIRTPLRDATAELTSMMSQWLRLSNDRYAMRLSRQIEFRFMWRFAILKTSFQEIRTELNDPQLSSADCFLYAIRQKLSSKAQKLFLRAQTRYQRYSKLLSYVKQNAAIDAAAPERQIEGAHLKAIIDFEMAEKQNDDDWTFSVGGIAQVLDDFFILNEYLEIQKSDRLPSWCTRYGVFALLPEEYKEINAIEDEVAKKQAVLEKVRPLLEPVLSFFVAFCHALQEDENELTAVDAYWLGLVDEVFGNKELSALRLVGEHKDD encoded by the coding sequence GTGTATTTGGACGGGGCTATAGACGATGAACAACTCTCAAAACTGACACCTCAGATTCTGAGGTTGTTGCAAGAGGGTCGTCAGCCTATCACTATCTACATTCTCAATAGCCCCGGCGGCCGGGTTGCCACGATGGAGGCGATCCTTCGCTTAGTCAATTCACCTGGGCAAGATTTTCAAACTCCCTGCTCGCTCATAACGGTTGTCACCGATCATGCGGCCAGCGCTGCTGCTGACCTGCTTGCATCCGGAGACTATGCCGTTGCATATCCGGGAAGTTCGATTCTCTACCACGGCATCAGAACTCCCCTCAGAGATGCCACCGCGGAACTCACATCAATGATGTCGCAGTGGCTCCGCTTGAGTAACGATCGATATGCAATGCGTCTGTCTCGACAGATTGAATTTCGCTTCATGTGGCGATTTGCAATCCTGAAAACGAGCTTTCAAGAGATCAGAACTGAACTCAATGACCCGCAACTCAGCAGCGCAGACTGTTTCCTTTACGCGATTCGCCAGAAGCTTTCGTCAAAAGCACAGAAACTTTTCTTGCGAGCGCAGACGAGGTATCAGCGGTACAGCAAGCTACTCTCGTATGTGAAACAGAATGCTGCCATAGATGCAGCGGCCCCAGAGCGCCAGATCGAAGGTGCTCATCTCAAAGCGATCATCGACTTTGAGATGGCGGAAAAGCAGAATGATGATGACTGGACATTCAGTGTGGGGGGCATTGCTCAAGTCCTCGACGATTTCTTCATCCTGAATGAATATCTCGAGATCCAGAAGTCCGATAGGCTGCCGAGTTGGTGCACCCGCTATGGCGTTTTTGCGTTGTTACCTGAAGAGTACAAAGAAATCAACGCGATCGAGGATGAGGTAGCCAAAAAGCAAGCCGTTCTTGAAAAGGTGCGGCCTCTGCTGGAGCCGGTGCTGTCCTTTTTTGTGGCATTTTGTCATGCACTCCAAGAGGATGAAAACGAACTCACTGCCGTAGACGCTTATTGGCTCGGGTTGGTCGACGAAGTATTTGGAAACAAGGAACTCTCCGCACTACGCCTTGTAGGCGAGCACAAGGATGATTAA
- a CDS encoding S41 family peptidase, with product MALRTRRAAFSATVFLATCALAGSFVNQKVGAQQATDENKVRDSLKSFTGVYSIVEQNYADPMTGDRIDKAIYDGAIPGMLHTLDPHSNFYDPKAYAQMREDQHGKYYGVGMSIQPQGGKIIVVAPFEGTPAFKAGIRPGDQIVSVDGKSTDGMDSAGVATLLKGARGTHVAVVMAREGSEKPLTFDLVRDEIPRYSVDLAYLIKPGVAYVHVSSFMETTSREVGDALDKFEKNGKLDGLVIDLRGNPGGLLKEAVAMSDKFLQKGQIVVSQKGRAFPDEVYRATRGEQGKRYPIVVLVNRNTASAAEIVSGALQDHDRALIVGETTFGKGLVQTVSTLSENTGLALTTYHYYTPSGRLIQRNYDNVSLYDYYYVRDTPKDSANREVKLTDSGRTVYGGGGITPDEKVDTPKSTPLQDRLLIGYAFMNYAKHYLAAKPVTKEFTADDAVISDFKSFLKTNPPTQSLTYTDAEFDAVKDWIQANIKAELFTSQFGQTEGLHVRAEWDPMIQKAVGYLPQAQALADKAASVQKQAALR from the coding sequence ATGGCTCTTCGCACCCGCCGTGCCGCCTTTTCCGCCACCGTTTTTCTCGCGACCTGCGCGCTTGCCGGTTCGTTCGTTAACCAGAAGGTCGGAGCGCAACAGGCGACCGACGAAAACAAGGTCCGCGACAGCCTGAAGAGCTTTACCGGCGTCTACTCGATCGTCGAGCAGAACTACGCCGACCCGATGACGGGCGACCGCATCGACAAGGCGATCTACGACGGCGCCATTCCCGGCATGCTCCACACGCTGGACCCGCACTCCAATTTCTATGATCCGAAGGCCTACGCGCAGATGCGCGAGGACCAGCACGGCAAATACTACGGCGTGGGTATGTCCATCCAGCCGCAGGGCGGCAAGATTATCGTTGTCGCGCCGTTTGAAGGCACACCGGCGTTCAAGGCCGGCATTCGCCCCGGCGACCAGATCGTCTCCGTCGATGGCAAATCGACCGATGGCATGGATTCGGCAGGCGTGGCTACCCTGCTGAAGGGTGCTCGCGGAACCCACGTTGCCGTGGTGATGGCCCGCGAGGGTTCTGAAAAGCCTTTGACCTTTGACCTGGTTCGCGATGAGATTCCGCGTTACTCGGTCGACCTGGCCTACCTGATCAAGCCGGGCGTGGCGTATGTCCATGTTTCGAGCTTCATGGAGACCACCAGCCGCGAGGTTGGCGATGCGCTCGACAAATTTGAGAAGAATGGCAAGCTGGACGGCCTGGTTATCGACCTGCGCGGCAATCCCGGCGGCCTGCTGAAGGAAGCGGTTGCCATGAGCGACAAGTTCCTGCAGAAGGGGCAGATTGTCGTCAGCCAGAAGGGCCGCGCCTTCCCGGATGAGGTCTACCGCGCCACCCGCGGCGAGCAGGGCAAGCGTTACCCGATCGTCGTCCTGGTGAACCGCAATACCGCTTCGGCAGCCGAAATCGTCTCCGGAGCTCTGCAGGACCATGACCGCGCCCTGATCGTGGGTGAGACCACCTTCGGCAAGGGCCTGGTTCAGACGGTAAGCACGCTGAGCGAGAACACCGGCCTGGCGCTGACCACCTATCACTACTACACGCCCAGCGGACGCCTGATTCAGCGCAACTACGACAACGTATCGCTGTACGACTACTACTACGTACGCGACACGCCGAAGGACAGCGCCAACCGCGAGGTAAAGCTGACCGACAGCGGTCGCACGGTCTATGGCGGCGGCGGTATTACACCGGATGAGAAGGTCGACACGCCGAAGTCCACCCCGCTGCAGGATCGCCTGCTGATTGGCTATGCCTTCATGAACTACGCCAAGCACTACCTGGCAGCGAAGCCGGTCACCAAGGAGTTTACCGCGGATGACGCGGTGATCAGCGACTTCAAGAGCTTCCTGAAGACCAACCCTCCGACGCAGAGCCTGACCTATACCGACGCCGAGTTCGATGCGGTAAAGGACTGGATCCAGGCCAATATCAAGGCCGAGCTGTTCACCTCGCAGTTCGGACAGACCGAAGGCCTTCACGTCCGCGCTGAATGGGACCCGATGATTCAGAAGGCCGTCGGCTACCTGCCGCAGGCACAGGCGCTGGCCGACAAGGCAGCCAGCGTTCAGAAGCAGGCAGCACTGCGGTAA
- a CDS encoding peptidylprolyl isomerase, with the protein MTIRTSILTGSASLAILAVSAFAQTSAPRYVSPIAQRQPAYSPAPKAITPDAEVVEDMVVRVNDQVITRSDYERAQAQLEGEIGQNKLSPEDAEKRRKDLLRDLIDQQLLISKGKELGINADAEVVRRLDEIRKQNHFDSMEALEKAAREQGVSFEDFKASIRNNIITGEVVRNEVSRKLQMTHADEVRYYNAHKDQFQQPEQIHLAEILIPTPATPSEVELAASQKRADEVAAQLAAGAKFDELAKTVSGGPTAQQGGELGMFKRGALAQVLEDKTFVLKAGENTAPIRTRQGFVILKVLEHIPAGVPPLEQVEGQVQEAMYSEQMNPALRAYLTKAREDAYVDLKPGYVDSGASPRQTSFVMTAYTPPAPKKKVEKSRFDTTKTGRLAQAPNAQPATLQLDKNGKPKKIKREKVRYGQAPRNALPAAPEDQVASGTQEAAPGAAIAPADANPLAAADAAAANNADPLAPKAPVVDHKTRYSSKQQEFQKAKTDRKVAFAREKAAALPDAPAEEEVKTQQVQSSALGLKGDTLKKKKVKRKKGEEKKRIQQTVQAPSETQKEVESQRNGDGTYKSPVPPGTGDTSNK; encoded by the coding sequence ATGACCATTCGCACCTCTATTCTGACCGGCAGCGCCAGCCTGGCAATTCTGGCTGTCTCGGCCTTCGCGCAGACCAGCGCGCCGCGTTACGTCAGCCCTATCGCCCAGCGTCAGCCGGCGTATTCGCCCGCACCGAAGGCCATTACGCCCGATGCCGAGGTGGTCGAGGACATGGTCGTCCGTGTGAATGACCAGGTCATTACCCGGTCGGACTACGAGCGCGCCCAGGCGCAGCTCGAGGGCGAAATCGGCCAGAACAAGCTCTCCCCCGAGGACGCTGAAAAGCGCCGCAAGGACCTGCTGCGCGACCTGATCGACCAGCAGTTGCTCATCTCCAAGGGCAAGGAGCTTGGCATCAACGCGGACGCCGAAGTCGTCCGCCGTTTGGACGAGATCCGTAAGCAGAATCACTTTGACTCCATGGAAGCGCTGGAAAAGGCTGCTCGTGAGCAGGGTGTCAGCTTTGAGGACTTCAAGGCCTCCATCCGCAACAACATTATTACCGGCGAAGTTGTCCGCAATGAGGTCAGCCGCAAGCTGCAGATGACCCACGCCGACGAAGTGCGCTACTACAACGCGCACAAGGATCAGTTCCAGCAGCCGGAGCAGATTCATCTTGCCGAAATTCTGATTCCTACTCCGGCCACGCCCAGTGAAGTGGAACTTGCCGCCTCGCAGAAGCGCGCCGATGAAGTCGCGGCGCAGCTTGCAGCCGGAGCGAAGTTCGACGAGCTGGCAAAGACCGTCTCCGGCGGCCCCACCGCGCAACAGGGCGGCGAACTGGGCATGTTCAAGCGCGGTGCTCTGGCCCAGGTGTTGGAAGACAAGACCTTCGTTCTGAAAGCGGGAGAAAACACCGCTCCCATCCGTACCCGCCAGGGATTCGTCATCCTGAAGGTCCTCGAGCACATCCCCGCCGGTGTTCCTCCGCTGGAGCAGGTGGAGGGCCAGGTGCAGGAGGCCATGTACTCCGAGCAGATGAACCCGGCTCTGCGTGCCTACCTGACCAAGGCGCGTGAAGATGCCTACGTTGACCTGAAGCCAGGGTATGTCGATTCCGGCGCATCGCCTCGCCAGACCTCGTTCGTCATGACGGCCTATACGCCGCCGGCGCCGAAGAAGAAGGTGGAAAAGTCGCGTTTCGATACGACGAAGACCGGCCGTCTGGCACAGGCTCCGAATGCCCAGCCTGCCACCCTTCAGCTGGACAAGAACGGCAAGCCGAAGAAGATCAAGCGTGAGAAGGTTCGCTACGGACAGGCTCCGCGTAATGCTCTGCCTGCTGCCCCTGAGGACCAGGTAGCCAGCGGCACGCAGGAAGCTGCTCCGGGAGCGGCGATTGCTCCGGCGGATGCGAATCCTCTGGCTGCAGCCGATGCCGCGGCGGCCAATAACGCTGATCCGTTGGCGCCAAAGGCTCCGGTCGTTGACCATAAAACCCGTTATTCCTCCAAGCAGCAGGAGTTTCAGAAGGCCAAGACCGACCGCAAGGTCGCCTTCGCCCGGGAAAAGGCTGCGGCCCTGCCGGACGCTCCCGCGGAAGAAGAGGTCAAGACCCAGCAGGTACAGTCCTCCGCACTGGGCCTGAAGGGTGACACGCTCAAGAAGAAGAAGGTCAAGCGCAAGAAGGGCGAGGAAAAGAAGCGCATTCAGCAGACCGTCCAGGCGCCTTCAGAGACCCAGAAGGAAGTCGAAAGCCAGCGCAACGGCGACGGCACCTACAAGAGCCCCGTACCGCCGGGAACCGGCGACACCAGCAATAAGTAA
- a CDS encoding 3'-5' exoribonuclease YhaM family protein: MKSFFIADAPQYENQSITTYFALASISARDKKGGGGQYLVLTLADKTGTLDGRMWEEFEDGLRTCQPGSYVKVQGQITKYNGKFQITLQKLRLAAESEVETADFLPHTQYDIAEMWQELRATVDSFTNPHLQRLVNAFLDDPTIGPAFMSAPAAKVLHHAWIGGLLEHVVFLLRMCKRVAPQYPEVDPDLLCTTAILHDIGKTRELEWKSSFGYSAEGQMIGHISIAMGMLRDKLAQVSQVEPFPDRLRILVEHMILSHHGSLEFGSPKLPMFAEALVFHAIDDLEAKMQNLRTQLANHVANGARPDSVTEWIRSMDRQLVDSRAYLREE, translated from the coding sequence ATGAAGAGCTTTTTCATCGCCGACGCCCCACAGTATGAGAACCAGTCCATCACCACCTACTTCGCCCTGGCCTCCATCTCTGCCCGCGACAAGAAAGGTGGTGGGGGGCAGTATCTCGTCCTCACATTAGCCGACAAGACCGGCACCCTGGACGGGCGCATGTGGGAGGAGTTTGAAGATGGTCTGCGAACCTGCCAGCCCGGCAGCTACGTGAAGGTGCAGGGGCAGATCACCAAGTACAACGGCAAGTTCCAGATCACACTTCAGAAGCTGCGCCTGGCCGCCGAAAGCGAAGTGGAGACGGCCGACTTTCTGCCGCACACCCAGTACGACATCGCGGAGATGTGGCAGGAGCTGCGCGCCACCGTCGATAGCTTCACCAATCCGCACCTGCAGCGGCTGGTCAATGCCTTCCTGGACGACCCCACCATCGGCCCCGCCTTCATGAGCGCGCCCGCAGCCAAGGTGTTGCACCATGCATGGATTGGCGGACTGCTGGAGCACGTCGTCTTCCTTCTGCGCATGTGCAAGCGTGTCGCTCCGCAATACCCTGAGGTCGACCCCGATCTGCTCTGCACGACGGCCATCCTGCATGACATCGGCAAGACCCGGGAACTCGAGTGGAAGTCCAGCTTTGGCTATTCTGCTGAGGGCCAGATGATCGGCCACATCTCCATCGCCATGGGCATGCTCCGCGACAAACTCGCCCAGGTCTCGCAGGTGGAGCCTTTCCCGGACCGTCTCCGCATTCTGGTCGAGCACATGATCCTGTCACACCACGGATCGCTGGAGTTCGGCAGCCCCAAGCTGCCCATGTTTGCGGAGGCGCTGGTCTTCCACGCCATCGACGACCTGGAAGCCAAGATGCAGAACCTGCGCACCCAGCTTGCGAATCACGTAGCCAACGGAGCCCGGCCGGACTCCGTGACGGAGTGGATCAGAAGCATGGATCGGCAACTGGTCGATTCACGCGCGTACCTCAGGGAGGAGTAG
- a CDS encoding TIGR03435 family protein, with translation MKPRCFVAAVLFLGTLASAQQTPAPAVKFEVVSISPVQVSDEEDAYSRMTPNGYLAQSIVPQMLLRIAYNMMNADSERFLNLPEWATHERFNIQAKVSDEDAPAFQRLSIQEKRAMLQALLRERFHLQAHEVEKEGHVYFLLPSKGGPKMEPSTAKEGTVPTLQNSPGHISARNADMKNLTMNLTQILQITVLDKTGLEGRYNCDLKWAAGKSTSETADTPAEGISIFTAVQEQLGLKLEYTKASIMMLSVDRMERPTGN, from the coding sequence ATGAAACCAAGATGTTTTGTCGCAGCCGTGCTGTTTTTGGGAACTCTTGCCTCCGCGCAGCAGACACCTGCGCCTGCCGTGAAGTTCGAGGTGGTCTCCATCAGCCCGGTTCAGGTCTCCGATGAGGAGGATGCCTATTCGCGCATGACGCCCAACGGATATCTTGCCCAAAGCATCGTGCCCCAGATGCTGCTGCGCATCGCCTACAACATGATGAACGCAGACAGTGAGCGTTTTCTCAATCTTCCGGAGTGGGCGACGCACGAGCGCTTCAATATCCAGGCCAAGGTCAGTGATGAGGATGCTCCGGCCTTTCAACGTCTCAGTATTCAGGAAAAACGCGCCATGCTGCAGGCCCTGCTGCGCGAACGGTTTCACCTGCAAGCCCACGAAGTGGAGAAGGAAGGCCATGTTTACTTCCTGCTGCCGAGCAAGGGCGGCCCGAAGATGGAGCCGTCAACGGCCAAAGAAGGAACCGTGCCGACCCTGCAAAACAGTCCTGGCCACATCTCCGCCAGAAATGCGGACATGAAGAACCTGACCATGAACCTGACGCAGATTCTGCAGATCACCGTGCTGGACAAGACCGGTCTGGAAGGCCGTTACAATTGCGATCTGAAGTGGGCTGCGGGTAAATCAACCTCGGAGACGGCTGATACGCCTGCGGAAGGGATCTCCATCTTCACGGCGGTGCAGGAGCAGCTAGGGCTAAAGCTGGAGTACACCAAGGCTTCCATCATGATGCTGTCCGTGGACCGGATGGAGCGGCCCACGGGAAACTAG
- the aroC gene encoding chorismate synthase — protein sequence MLRFSTAGESHGESLVALVSGMPAGVPIDLEFLSHELWRRQQGYGRGGRMRIERDTAHILSGVRHGKTIGSPIAMTIENRDWKNWGEILPVEEGDLSKHKAVASPRPGHADLAGALKYDFPDARYILERASARETTARVAAGALAKQLLRALGIEVASHVIRVGKAELQRPVTWEEIFALQSKTEVLLNCADPESEKAMKGEVDGILRTGDTVGGVFEVVAHGLPPGVGTHVNWDERLDGLLAQAVMSLQAVKAVEIGRGVTAAESKGSEVHDAIAYGEQDGPFTRFERDHNNAGGVEGGISNGEDVIVRGYLKPISTLRRPLGSVNFESREPVKAAYERSDVCVVPAAGVAAESMVALTLAKLVVEKFGGDSLKELKRNFDGYCEQIRNF from the coding sequence ATGCTTCGTTTCTCCACAGCAGGTGAAAGTCACGGCGAAAGTCTCGTCGCGCTGGTAAGCGGAATGCCCGCCGGCGTGCCCATCGATCTGGAGTTCCTCAGCCATGAACTCTGGCGGCGCCAGCAGGGCTATGGCCGTGGTGGCCGCATGCGCATTGAGCGCGATACGGCGCACATCCTCTCCGGCGTGCGTCACGGCAAGACCATCGGTTCGCCGATCGCCATGACCATTGAGAATCGCGACTGGAAGAACTGGGGCGAGATCCTCCCGGTGGAAGAGGGTGACCTCTCCAAGCACAAGGCCGTTGCTTCGCCGCGCCCCGGTCACGCCGATCTGGCCGGCGCCCTGAAGTACGACTTTCCCGATGCCCGCTACATCCTGGAGCGCGCCTCTGCCCGTGAAACCACGGCTCGCGTTGCCGCCGGAGCTCTGGCCAAGCAGTTGCTGCGTGCCCTCGGTATCGAGGTGGCAAGCCATGTCATCCGCGTCGGCAAGGCTGAGCTGCAGCGCCCGGTGACCTGGGAGGAGATCTTCGCCCTGCAGTCGAAGACCGAGGTTCTGCTGAACTGCGCCGACCCTGAAAGCGAGAAGGCCATGAAGGGCGAAGTGGACGGCATTCTGCGTACGGGCGACACCGTCGGCGGCGTCTTCGAGGTGGTCGCGCACGGCCTTCCGCCGGGCGTGGGGACCCACGTGAACTGGGATGAGCGCCTTGATGGCCTGCTTGCCCAGGCGGTGATGAGTCTGCAGGCGGTGAAGGCTGTCGAGATTGGCCGCGGAGTCACCGCCGCCGAATCCAAGGGATCAGAGGTTCACGACGCCATTGCCTATGGCGAGCAGGACGGACCGTTCACCCGCTTTGAGCGCGACCACAACAATGCGGGCGGAGTGGAAGGCGGCATCTCGAACGGCGAGGACGTGATTGTGCGCGGTTACCTGAAGCCGATCTCGACGTTGCGCCGCCCGCTGGGCTCAGTGAACTTTGAAAGCCGCGAGCCGGTGAAGGCGGCCTACGAGCGTTCGGATGTCTGTGTGGTGCCGGCAGCGGGGGTTGCGGCGGAGTCCATGGTGGCCCTGACGCTGGCAAAGCTGGTGGTTGAGAAGTTTGGCGGCGATTCTTTGAAGGAACTGAAGCGCAATTTTGACGGCTATTGTGAGCAAATCCGTAACTTTTAA
- the def gene encoding peptide deformylase — MIYSIIKYPDPVLLKPAETVTVFDKELKQLVADMFESMYDAQGIGLAAPQINISKRICIIDLSFKKNPADKIVLINPEIIEKDGKQHEEEGCLSLPDIREKVHRAVYVKVRAQDVDGKWFEVDGTELLSRAFQHEIDHLHGVLFIDHLSRLKRDLVYRRIRKMQKNGEW, encoded by the coding sequence ATGATTTATTCCATTATTAAGTACCCCGATCCCGTGCTTCTGAAGCCCGCCGAGACTGTTACGGTCTTCGACAAGGAGCTGAAGCAGCTGGTCGCGGACATGTTCGAGTCCATGTATGACGCGCAGGGCATTGGCCTGGCCGCGCCGCAGATCAACATCTCCAAGCGCATCTGCATCATCGACCTGTCGTTCAAGAAGAACCCGGCCGACAAGATTGTGCTCATCAACCCGGAGATTATTGAGAAGGACGGCAAGCAGCACGAGGAAGAAGGCTGCCTGAGCCTGCCCGATATCCGCGAGAAGGTACACCGCGCCGTCTACGTGAAGGTTCGCGCGCAAGATGTTGATGGTAAATGGTTTGAGGTCGATGGGACGGAGTTGTTGTCGCGCGCCTTCCAGCATGAGATCGACCATCTGCACGGTGTTCTGTTCATCGATCACCTGAGCCGCCTGAAGCGCGACCTGGTGTACCGTCGCATCCGCAAGATGCAGAAAAACGGGGAGTGGTAG
- the fmt gene encoding methionyl-tRNA formyltransferase, with the protein MRLVFCGTPQFAVPTLQALIDAGHEIPLVVTQPDRPVGRTQEIVAPPVKQLALAHGRRVLQPEKIKTNEEFRRELEAIAPEVIVVVAYGRIIPKWMLELPKYGNINGHASLLPKYRGAAPIQWAIANGETVTGVTTILLDEGLDTGAMLLKREVPVGPEQTSVDLFPILSEIGASLMVDTLRGLELNTIAPVPQNEAEATLAPILSREDGRIQYTQTAQWNVNRWRGFQPWPGCFTVFRGKKLTVHAMRVVTGVGEPGAVRVDGETLLVACANGSMLALGEVQVEGKKRMAAADFLNGYQVKSGEVLG; encoded by the coding sequence GTGCGGCTGGTCTTCTGCGGTACACCGCAGTTCGCTGTACCCACCCTGCAGGCGCTGATCGACGCCGGGCACGAGATTCCGCTGGTGGTCACGCAGCCGGACCGCCCGGTGGGCCGCACCCAGGAAATTGTGGCCCCGCCGGTCAAGCAGCTTGCGCTTGCGCATGGGCGGCGGGTGCTGCAGCCGGAAAAGATCAAGACCAACGAAGAGTTCCGCCGCGAACTGGAGGCGATTGCCCCGGAGGTAATCGTGGTGGTCGCCTATGGGCGCATTATCCCGAAGTGGATGCTGGAGTTGCCGAAGTATGGCAATATCAACGGCCACGCCTCGCTGCTGCCGAAGTATCGTGGCGCCGCGCCAATCCAGTGGGCCATCGCGAACGGTGAGACGGTGACGGGGGTAACTACCATACTGCTGGACGAAGGGCTGGATACCGGGGCGATGCTGCTGAAGCGCGAGGTTCCGGTTGGGCCGGAGCAGACCTCGGTGGACCTGTTCCCGATCCTGTCGGAGATTGGCGCGTCGCTTATGGTGGACACGCTGCGTGGGTTGGAACTGAACACGATTGCACCGGTGCCGCAGAACGAAGCCGAGGCGACGCTGGCGCCGATCCTGTCGCGCGAGGATGGACGGATCCAGTACACGCAGACAGCCCAGTGGAACGTGAACCGCTGGCGCGGATTCCAGCCGTGGCCGGGGTGCTTCACCGTGTTTCGCGGCAAGAAGCTGACGGTACATGCAATGCGCGTGGTCACCGGAGTGGGTGAGCCGGGAGCTGTGCGCGTCGATGGGGAAACATTGCTGGTGGCCTGCGCCAATGGCTCCATGCTGGCTCTGGGTGAGGTGCAGGTTGAGGGCAAGAAGCGCATGGCGGCAGCGGATTTTCTGAACGGCTACCAGGTGAAGTCCGGCGAGGTGCTGGGGTGA
- the tsaB gene encoding tRNA (adenosine(37)-N6)-threonylcarbamoyltransferase complex dimerization subunit type 1 TsaB, whose protein sequence is MSGHRLLVIDTCGQGGSVAVASDGLLLQEELAPRMAASHGLAAVRRLLDQAGWPLTSLGAIAVVHGPGSFTGVRVGVAMAKGLSEAAGVGLIPVSRLDVLRHMPMSGNPDMGHTASCQFAAMDAGRGEFYLGSAERQELVTLEEMLQQVPAGATVAVCEDRVADALDAFSLLRVAEPQAKDAVSLAFAALAAGLVLGAEAVDALYLRRPDAERALGRASHA, encoded by the coding sequence GTGAGCGGTCATCGTCTGCTGGTGATCGACACCTGCGGGCAGGGCGGATCGGTGGCTGTTGCTTCGGACGGGTTGTTGCTGCAGGAAGAGCTTGCGCCGCGCATGGCGGCATCGCATGGGCTGGCCGCGGTGCGGCGGTTGCTGGATCAGGCGGGTTGGCCGCTGACGAGCCTGGGGGCCATTGCCGTGGTGCACGGGCCGGGATCGTTTACCGGGGTGCGGGTTGGCGTGGCGATGGCCAAGGGGCTATCGGAGGCCGCCGGTGTAGGGCTGATTCCGGTCTCGCGGCTGGATGTGCTGCGGCATATGCCCATGTCCGGGAATCCGGACATGGGGCACACGGCATCCTGTCAGTTTGCGGCGATGGATGCGGGCCGGGGTGAGTTTTACCTGGGCTCGGCCGAGCGGCAGGAACTGGTGACGCTGGAAGAGATGCTGCAGCAGGTGCCTGCCGGGGCGACGGTTGCGGTCTGTGAGGATCGTGTGGCCGACGCTCTGGATGCCTTTTCGCTGCTGCGTGTGGCGGAGCCGCAGGCAAAGGACGCGGTTTCGCTGGCATTCGCGGCACTGGCTGCCGGACTTGTTCTGGGAGCCGAGGCGGTGGACGCGCTGTACCTGCGGCGTCCGGATGCGGAGCGGGCGCTGGGACGGGCCAGCCACGCATGA
- the rimI gene encoding ribosomal protein S18-alanine N-acetyltransferase, with the protein MIRQAGEQDAAALFSLQTAAPGMPPWTEIHWLELLHSDAVVLIAEMDGVAAGCAVVSMVRIPGETTAELEAIVVTAKYRRTGLGEAMMREMMATVQAEGAVRLLLEVRTGNLPAISLYQKLGFEKEGLRRRYYRDPVEDAVLMSVRFPQEAVAPEKRQE; encoded by the coding sequence ATGATTCGCCAGGCGGGAGAGCAGGATGCTGCTGCTCTGTTTTCTCTGCAGACAGCCGCGCCGGGCATGCCGCCGTGGACGGAGATTCACTGGCTGGAGCTGCTGCACAGCGATGCGGTTGTCCTGATTGCGGAGATGGATGGGGTCGCGGCTGGGTGCGCGGTCGTGTCGATGGTGCGGATTCCCGGGGAGACGACCGCTGAGCTTGAGGCGATTGTGGTGACGGCCAAATACCGCCGGACCGGGCTGGGTGAGGCGATGATGCGGGAGATGATGGCCACGGTGCAGGCGGAGGGAGCGGTGCGGCTGCTGCTGGAGGTCCGAACCGGGAATTTACCGGCGATCTCGCTGTATCAGAAGCTGGGCTTTGAAAAAGAAGGTCTGCGGCGGCGGTATTATCGCGATCCGGTGGAAGATGCCGTTCTGATGTCTGTGCGGTTTCCACAGGAGGCGGTTGCCCCGGAAAAAAGACAGGAGTAA
- a CDS encoding DUF465 domain-containing protein, whose product MLPAHTPTSFRHEQLTRLEMEHARYSERLNHIVTNRLHSPYDQWEEARLKKMKLKLKDAMEHLRGD is encoded by the coding sequence ATGCTTCCTGCGCACACCCCCACGTCGTTCCGTCATGAGCAGCTGACTCGTCTCGAGATGGAGCACGCGCGCTACTCTGAACGTCTGAACCACATTGTCACCAACCGTCTGCACTCGCCCTACGACCAGTGGGAAGAGGCCCGGCTGAAAAAGATGAAGCTGAAGTTGAAGGATGCGATGGAGCATCTGCGAGGGGACTGA